The following proteins come from a genomic window of Meiothermus sp. Pnk-1:
- a CDS encoding TetR/AcrR family transcriptional regulator — protein sequence MSRSKQPQTRQALLEQATQYVLEHGLQNLSLRPLAQALGTSARMLIYHFGSREHLISQVLTLAVSRQQAAMQTLATKQRFASLGELLGAFWERLSAPQSRAFLRLLFEVDVLGFSGHPVYAGFSRAALEGWVGLIESLLGQILGQGDHRSLATHIVASFNGLILDLLATKDEARVNRAFQAFVQTLTSPGR from the coding sequence ATGAGCCGGAGCAAGCAACCCCAAACCCGGCAAGCCCTGCTCGAGCAAGCTACCCAGTACGTGCTCGAGCATGGACTGCAAAACCTCTCCCTGCGCCCTTTGGCCCAGGCTTTGGGCACCAGCGCGCGAATGCTGATCTACCACTTCGGCTCGCGGGAACACCTGATCAGCCAGGTGCTGACCCTGGCGGTATCCCGCCAACAGGCCGCCATGCAAACCCTGGCCACAAAGCAGCGCTTTGCAAGTCTGGGGGAATTGCTGGGCGCCTTCTGGGAGCGCTTGAGCGCCCCCCAATCCCGGGCTTTTTTGCGCCTGTTGTTTGAGGTAGACGTGTTGGGATTCTCGGGGCATCCAGTGTACGCGGGTTTCTCCAGGGCCGCCCTCGAGGGCTGGGTAGGGTTGATCGAAAGCCTGCTCGGGCAAATCCTGGGGCAAGGTGACCACCGGAGCCTGGCCACCCATATCGTCGCGAGCTTCAATGGGCTGATCCTTGACCTGCTGGCGACCAAGGATGAAGCCCGGGTAAATCGAGCTTTCCAGGCTTTTGTGCAAACGCTCACGTCGCCCGGCAGGTGA
- a CDS encoding M3 family oligoendopeptidase, with protein sequence MEQTLDLTWDLSDLYASPTDPKLIHDLEAAKTEAGAFQARYAGKMAGLSPAELEAALRRYEAILERAYRPLIFANLAFATDTQNDLIKKVQDQARQALTEVNNTLLFAEIELKAMPEEEFAKFLQAPELAELRHWLARLRAYAPHTLSEKEERVFNLKNLTGRSAWSQFYTEYTSRFRFRVQVDGEEKELNDPQTRSLLRHPDPAVRRNAHAALYGKYAEEAPTLTYIFNTVFQDRLTDLELRGYPHPLGQTALDDELTPEEIERLLAATEAHYPLVERYHRLKARRLGLERLPSADRLAPWGQEPKVSYLEAKEMTLEALGRFSPTLRQIAQEFFDQRWIDVLPKKGKRGGAFCSGGLPSTHPYLLLNHTDDLDSAHTLAHEMGHGLHYMLMRQQRLLNFGATTPLAETASVFAEILLDDLILERLNSEEERAALLANRLEDAVNTAFRQVMYTRWELEAQQARKDGIQPAELYNRLWRQENQKLYGQSMEFTELDWVAWSGIPHFVHYRFYCYSYAYGYLLVLALYNRYREEGQAFVPKYLEILAAGESDTPQGILAKAGINPADPGFWEGSFRVIEGWLSELEALA encoded by the coding sequence ATGGAACAGACCCTAGACCTCACCTGGGACCTAAGCGACCTCTACGCCTCGCCCACCGACCCTAAACTCATTCACGACCTCGAGGCCGCCAAAACCGAGGCCGGGGCCTTCCAAGCGCGCTATGCCGGGAAGATGGCTGGGCTCTCCCCCGCTGAACTCGAGGCGGCCCTGCGAAGATATGAAGCCATCCTCGAGCGGGCCTACCGGCCTTTGATCTTCGCCAACCTGGCCTTCGCCACCGACACCCAGAACGACCTCATCAAGAAGGTGCAAGACCAAGCCCGCCAGGCTCTTACCGAGGTGAACAACACCCTGCTTTTCGCCGAGATCGAGCTAAAGGCTATGCCCGAGGAGGAGTTTGCCAAATTCCTCCAAGCCCCTGAGCTGGCCGAACTTCGCCACTGGCTCGCCCGGCTGCGGGCCTATGCGCCTCACACCCTTTCGGAAAAGGAGGAGCGGGTCTTCAACCTCAAGAACCTCACCGGAAGGAGCGCTTGGAGCCAGTTCTACACCGAGTACACCAGCCGCTTCCGCTTCCGGGTGCAAGTGGACGGGGAGGAAAAAGAACTCAACGACCCCCAGACCCGCTCCCTGCTCCGCCACCCTGACCCCGCCGTGCGCCGCAATGCTCATGCCGCTTTGTACGGCAAGTACGCCGAGGAAGCCCCCACCCTGACCTATATCTTCAACACCGTGTTCCAAGACCGCCTGACCGACCTCGAGCTACGCGGCTACCCCCACCCGCTGGGCCAGACCGCCCTCGACGACGAGCTTACCCCCGAGGAGATCGAGCGGCTCTTGGCCGCCACCGAGGCCCATTACCCCTTGGTGGAGCGCTACCACCGCCTCAAAGCCCGGCGGCTGGGTCTCGAGCGCCTGCCCAGCGCGGACCGGCTGGCTCCTTGGGGCCAGGAGCCTAAGGTGAGCTACCTAGAAGCCAAAGAGATGACGCTCGAGGCCCTGGGCCGCTTCAGCCCAACGCTGAGGCAGATCGCCCAGGAGTTTTTCGACCAGCGCTGGATCGACGTGCTGCCCAAAAAGGGCAAGCGGGGCGGGGCGTTCTGCTCGGGTGGGCTGCCCAGCACCCATCCCTACCTGTTGCTGAACCACACCGACGACCTCGACTCGGCCCACACCCTGGCCCACGAGATGGGGCACGGCCTGCACTATATGCTGATGCGCCAGCAGCGCCTGCTGAACTTCGGCGCCACCACCCCCTTGGCCGAGACCGCCAGCGTCTTCGCCGAAATCCTGCTGGATGACTTGATCCTCGAGCGCCTGAACAGCGAAGAAGAGCGCGCAGCGCTATTGGCTAACCGCCTCGAGGACGCGGTCAACACCGCCTTCCGCCAGGTGATGTACACCCGTTGGGAGCTCGAGGCCCAGCAAGCCCGTAAGGATGGGATCCAACCCGCCGAACTCTACAACCGGCTCTGGCGCCAAGAGAACCAAAAGCTCTACGGGCAAAGCATGGAGTTTACCGAGCTGGACTGGGTAGCCTGGAGCGGTATCCCCCACTTCGTGCATTACCGGTTCTACTGCTATAGCTACGCCTATGGCTACTTGCTGGTGCTGGCGCTGTACAACCGCTACCGGGAAGAGGGGCAGGCCTTTGTACCTAAGTACCTCGAGATCCTGGCCGCGGGCGAGTCCGATACCCCACAGGGCATTTTGGCCAAGGCCGGGATCAACCCCGCCGACCCCGGATTTTGGGAGGGCTCTTTCCGGGTGATCGAGGGTTGGCTATCGGAACTCGAGGCGCTGGCCTAA
- a CDS encoding phosphohydrolase, with protein MQERVVLVSSPKSKLYLEADQSIREALRNYPRALRAYEILYNDPEAKAHWDMANYITMRKLGYNDHGRVHAMLTGAASVAILSLIAGSGAKLDVVESGAGNLEDTFLVVLLSTMLHDIGNQVHRVAHEGFSVMLATPIVDRILEQIYPDPEQRVKLRAFILHSINCHDLSPEPLTVEGGITAVADGTDITKGRGRKAFALGSVDIHSISALAVDEVHILKGERTPVEIQVYMNNSAGIFQVEETLTKKVIRSPIRHLVSVVAMTLEGSDSDQRIIKRVRLHDTEDRFVLD; from the coding sequence GTGCAAGAACGCGTCGTTTTGGTCTCGAGCCCCAAGTCTAAGCTCTACCTCGAGGCCGACCAATCCATTCGCGAAGCGCTCAGGAACTACCCCCGGGCCCTGCGGGCTTACGAGATCCTCTACAACGATCCCGAGGCCAAAGCCCACTGGGACATGGCCAACTACATCACCATGCGCAAGCTGGGCTATAACGATCACGGGCGGGTCCACGCCATGCTCACCGGGGCGGCTAGCGTGGCGATCCTCTCCCTCATCGCGGGGTCGGGGGCCAAGCTCGACGTGGTGGAGAGCGGGGCGGGGAACCTTGAGGACACCTTCTTGGTGGTTCTCCTCTCGACCATGCTCCACGATATCGGCAACCAGGTGCACCGGGTAGCCCATGAGGGGTTCAGCGTGATGCTGGCCACTCCCATCGTGGACCGCATCTTGGAGCAGATCTACCCTGATCCCGAACAGCGGGTCAAGCTGCGCGCGTTTATCTTGCACAGCATCAACTGCCACGACCTCTCTCCCGAGCCCCTCACCGTAGAGGGCGGCATCACCGCAGTAGCTGACGGCACCGACATCACCAAGGGGCGTGGGCGCAAGGCTTTCGCGCTGGGCTCGGTGGACATCCATTCCATCAGCGCTTTGGCCGTGGATGAGGTGCACATCCTCAAGGGGGAGCGCACCCCGGTGGAGATCCAGGTGTACATGAACAACTCCGCCGGAATTTTCCAGGTCGAGGAAACCCTCACCAAAAAGGTTATACGCAGCCCAATTCGCCACCTGGTGAGCGTGGTGGCGATGACCCTCGAGGGCTCGGATAGCGACCAACGCATCATCAAGCGGGTGCGGTTGCACGACACCGAAGACCGCTTCGTCCTGGACTGA
- a CDS encoding purine-nucleoside phosphorylase — MTPLHVRAKPGEVAPYVLLPGDPGRAQWIAEHFLEDPKPYTTYRSLLGFTGTYQGLAVSVQTTGMGCPSTAIVVEELAQLGAKVLVRVGTCGVFSDDLKAPELVVAQAAVPFDGTTRQYLGGRPYAPIPDYGVLEQLVGAARRLGYPHHVGMIVTEDAFYSPLEHHGQAMAPFGALAAEMESSALFLIAKMRKMKAGAVLAVVNKVGDTQFVAPELIQEGVDRMTRVALEACVQMANQGG; from the coding sequence ATGACGCCTTTACACGTGCGCGCAAAGCCAGGGGAGGTGGCCCCTTACGTGCTCTTGCCGGGCGATCCAGGCCGGGCCCAGTGGATCGCCGAGCATTTCCTCGAGGACCCCAAACCCTACACTACCTACCGTAGCCTGCTGGGCTTCACCGGCACCTACCAGGGCTTAGCGGTCTCGGTGCAGACTACCGGAATGGGCTGCCCCTCCACGGCCATTGTGGTAGAGGAGCTAGCCCAGCTAGGGGCCAAGGTGTTAGTACGGGTCGGCACCTGCGGGGTCTTTAGCGACGACCTCAAAGCCCCTGAGTTGGTGGTGGCCCAAGCCGCAGTCCCCTTCGACGGGACCACACGGCAGTACTTGGGCGGCAGGCCCTACGCGCCCATTCCGGACTACGGGGTGCTCGAGCAGCTGGTAGGGGCCGCCCGCCGCCTTGGCTATCCCCACCACGTCGGGATGATCGTCACCGAGGACGCTTTCTACTCCCCGCTGGAGCACCACGGCCAGGCCATGGCCCCCTTCGGCGCTCTGGCGGCGGAGATGGAGTCCTCGGCCCTCTTTCTCATCGCCAAGATGCGGAAGATGAAAGCCGGGGCGGTACTGGCGGTGGTGAATAAGGTGGGGGATACCCAGTTTGTAGCCCCCGAGTTGATCCAAGAGGGGGTTGACCGGATGACCCGGGTGGCCCTCGAGGCCTGTGTGCAGATGGCAAACCAAGGAGGTTGA
- the hspR gene encoding heat shock protein transcriptional repressor HspR, fused homodimer type, with amino-acid sequence MAGEKDRPVYIISVAAELVDMHPQTLRLYERKGLIRPKRSSGKTRLYSERDVEKLREIRRLTQELGVNLAGVEEIIKLRDELYALETRFREEVLRLKAELGEKLEALKSPPALPAPRELEPPAKKQSAAKDRPVYVISVAAELVDMHPQTLRLYERKGLVSPKRSSGKTRLYSERDVEKLREIRRLTQELGVNLAGVEEIIKLRDELDAQQARLESEVTRLRLALLRELSERQKSEPSSESA; translated from the coding sequence ATGGCAGGGGAGAAGGACCGTCCGGTGTACATCATCTCGGTGGCTGCGGAGCTGGTAGATATGCATCCGCAGACCCTGCGCTTGTATGAGCGAAAAGGGTTGATCCGGCCTAAACGCTCTTCGGGGAAGACCCGCCTATACTCCGAGCGGGACGTAGAAAAGCTGCGCGAGATCCGCCGGCTGACCCAGGAGCTGGGGGTGAACCTGGCCGGGGTGGAGGAGATCATCAAGCTGCGGGATGAGTTATACGCCCTCGAAACCCGCTTCCGCGAAGAGGTATTGCGCCTCAAGGCCGAACTGGGAGAGAAGCTCGAGGCCCTCAAGTCTCCCCCAGCCCTGCCCGCCCCGCGCGAGCTCGAACCCCCAGCCAAGAAGCAGTCCGCTGCCAAAGACCGCCCGGTCTACGTGATCTCGGTGGCTGCGGAGCTGGTAGATATGCACCCACAGACTTTACGGTTGTATGAGCGCAAAGGGTTGGTGTCTCCCAAACGCTCTTCGGGGAAGACCCGCCTATACTCCGAGCGGGACGTAGAAAAGCTGCGCGAGATCCGCCGGCTGACCCAGGAGCTGGGGGTGAACCTGGCCGGGGTGGAGGAGATCATCAAGCTGCGGGATGAGCTCGATGCGCAACAAGCCCGGCTCGAGAGCGAGGTGACTCGGCTGCGGCTGGCCTTGCTGCGCGAGCTCAGCGAGCGGCAGAAATCCGAGCCCAGCTCGGAGAGTGCTTAA
- a CDS encoding Crp/Fnr family transcriptional regulator, whose product MLRDTTLLAQTPLFRGVPPQALEIAQEAFIARFYPAGATVFKAGDLGSALYVVQQGRVRIFRTYLDDRERVFAFLGPGEVFGEMSLLDDEPRSASAEVVTDSVLLVLYREAYQSLIRRYPQVAHNIAGILAKRLREADLELEVLSFEEARGRVAYALLKLYRQGFGENGRMKLTHLELAQLSGTSRETVTRVLHALKNEGLLRVTGGYVEIVDTTTLEEVLYGLR is encoded by the coding sequence ATGCTGCGCGACACCACCCTGCTGGCCCAGACTCCTCTTTTCCGGGGAGTCCCGCCTCAGGCGCTCGAGATCGCCCAGGAAGCCTTCATCGCCCGCTTCTATCCGGCGGGGGCCACGGTCTTCAAAGCGGGCGATCTGGGATCCGCGCTCTATGTGGTACAACAGGGCCGGGTGCGCATCTTCCGCACCTATCTCGACGACCGCGAGCGGGTCTTTGCCTTCTTGGGCCCCGGCGAGGTCTTCGGGGAGATGAGCCTCCTGGACGACGAGCCCCGCAGCGCGAGCGCAGAAGTGGTCACCGACTCGGTACTCTTGGTGCTCTACCGCGAGGCTTACCAAAGCCTGATCCGCCGCTATCCACAGGTGGCCCACAACATCGCCGGAATCCTGGCCAAAAGGTTGCGCGAGGCCGACCTCGAGCTGGAAGTCCTCTCCTTTGAGGAAGCCCGGGGCCGGGTAGCTTATGCCTTGCTCAAGCTTTACCGGCAGGGGTTTGGCGAGAACGGCCGGATGAAGCTCACCCACCTCGAGCTAGCCCAGCTTTCCGGCACCAGCCGTGAGACCGTGACCCGAGTACTCCACGCCCTCAAAAACGAAGGGTTGTTACGGGTCACCGGGGGGTACGTGGAGATCGTGGACACCACTACCCTAGAAGAAGTCTTGTACGGTCTTCGGTAA
- a CDS encoding ABC transporter ATP-binding protein produces MLRTVRLAYRYPEVELFKDFNLELSPGEVRVILGPSGSGKTTLIHLVAGLLALQEGEVWWGATNLGGLGEEALARLRLGYLGLVFQHHYLMSELTALENVLVPGYLAGRVDPAWGLELLERIGLADRARLRPQALSGGERQRVAVARALYLRPKLLLADEPTGSLDRRNAERVLALMLELARDLGTAVLLATHDEHLVQGLPELRLG; encoded by the coding sequence GTGTTGCGGACCGTTCGCCTGGCCTATCGGTACCCTGAGGTCGAACTATTCAAGGACTTCAACCTCGAGCTTTCCCCGGGGGAGGTACGGGTCATCCTGGGGCCATCGGGGAGTGGCAAGACCACCCTGATTCACCTGGTGGCCGGGCTGTTGGCCCTGCAGGAGGGCGAGGTGTGGTGGGGAGCAACCAACCTGGGGGGTTTGGGTGAAGAGGCCCTGGCGCGGTTGCGGCTGGGTTACTTGGGCCTAGTATTTCAGCACCACTACCTGATGTCCGAGCTAACCGCCCTCGAGAACGTGCTGGTTCCCGGCTATCTGGCGGGCCGGGTAGACCCAGCCTGGGGGCTCGAGCTGCTGGAGCGGATCGGCTTGGCAGACCGTGCCCGATTGCGCCCTCAAGCGCTCTCCGGCGGGGAGCGGCAGCGGGTGGCGGTGGCGCGGGCGCTCTACCTGCGACCCAAGCTGCTGCTGGCCGACGAACCCACCGGCAGCCTGGACCGCCGGAATGCCGAGCGGGTGCTGGCTTTGATGCTCGAGCTGGCCCGCGACTTGGGCACTGCGGTGCTGCTCGCCACCCACGACGAACACCTGGTACAGGGGTTGCCCGAGCTGCGGTTGGGCTGA
- the rpe gene encoding ribulose-phosphate 3-epimerase has translation MSRPTVWIAPSVLAADFTRLGEQVREAQEGGADLIHVDVMDGRFVPNISMGIVVVEAIRRVARVPLDVHLMIVEPEKYLADFVQAGATYLTFHAEATPHAHRAVQRIRELGAKPGLALNPATPLSFLEPLLPDLDLALLMTVNPGFGGQKFIPSSTQRLRELRTLRDRLNPACLIEVDGGITPQTVAQVSGADILVAGSSVFNARSSIRENINTLRKNYALTG, from the coding sequence ATGAGCCGACCGACCGTATGGATCGCCCCCTCGGTGCTGGCCGCCGACTTCACCCGCTTGGGCGAGCAGGTTCGAGAAGCCCAGGAAGGTGGGGCCGATTTGATCCACGTGGACGTGATGGACGGGCGCTTCGTGCCCAACATCAGCATGGGGATCGTGGTGGTGGAGGCCATCCGGCGGGTCGCGCGGGTTCCTTTGGATGTCCACCTGATGATCGTGGAACCCGAGAAGTACCTGGCCGATTTCGTACAGGCCGGAGCCACCTACCTCACCTTTCACGCCGAGGCCACCCCTCATGCCCATCGGGCCGTGCAGCGCATCCGCGAGCTGGGGGCTAAACCGGGACTGGCGCTCAATCCGGCCACTCCTTTATCCTTTTTGGAACCCCTGCTTCCCGACCTCGATCTAGCCCTTTTGATGACGGTCAATCCCGGGTTTGGTGGACAGAAATTTATCCCAAGCTCCACGCAACGTTTGCGCGAGTTACGGACGCTGCGCGACCGGCTCAACCCGGCCTGCTTGATCGAGGTGGATGGGGGGATCACCCCCCAAACCGTGGCCCAAGTATCGGGAGCCGACATCCTGGTGGCGGGCTCGAGCGTGTTTAATGCCCGCTCGAGCATCCGGGAAAATATCAACACCCTGAGGAAGAACTATGCGCTTACGGGTTGA
- a CDS encoding dipeptidase: protein MIRSVNKHLDALIEFLRIPSVSASPDHKEDVAQAARWLEAKLSALGFQAEVIATPGHPIVYAERIVDPQAPTVLIYGHYDVQPPDPLELWHTPPFEPTLREGKLYARGASDDKGQIYAHIAAVEDLGADLRVNVKFVIEGEEEISSANLEPFVRANALRLGADVLLISDGAMYAPGVPSLEYGLRGLVYMEVRLEGANRDLHSGVYGGAAPNPIHAAAWMIAKLKGEDGRILVPGFYDAVRGLTEEERANLASLNFDAAAFASSIGAEALPGEPGWGALERTWVRPTLDVNGIWGGYQGEGSKTVIPAKAGFKFSMRLVPDQDPEAIQKAVTAYLQQIKPAGYRMEILSHGSGKPVLTDLDSPYMRKAAQALEAAWGRKPVFTRSGGSIPIVASFQETLAIPVVLLGMGLNDDNLHSPNEKFDLINYEKGIEASRNFLRLLASR from the coding sequence ATAATCCGTAGCGTGAACAAGCATTTAGACGCCCTCATCGAGTTCTTGCGCATCCCTTCGGTTTCGGCTAGTCCCGACCATAAGGAAGACGTCGCCCAGGCGGCTCGCTGGCTGGAGGCTAAGCTCTCCGCGCTGGGGTTCCAGGCCGAAGTGATCGCCACTCCCGGTCACCCCATCGTCTACGCCGAGAGAATTGTGGACCCCCAGGCCCCCACCGTGCTCATCTACGGCCACTACGACGTGCAGCCGCCGGACCCGCTCGAGCTGTGGCACACCCCGCCTTTCGAGCCCACCCTTCGAGAGGGCAAGCTCTACGCCCGGGGGGCCTCCGACGACAAGGGCCAGATCTACGCCCACATCGCCGCGGTCGAGGATCTAGGGGCTGACCTTAGGGTCAACGTCAAGTTCGTGATTGAGGGGGAGGAGGAGATCTCCAGCGCCAACCTCGAGCCCTTTGTGCGCGCCAATGCCCTGCGCCTAGGGGCCGATGTGCTGCTCATCTCCGACGGGGCGATGTACGCCCCTGGGGTGCCGAGCCTGGAGTACGGGCTGCGCGGGTTGGTGTACATGGAAGTTCGGCTGGAAGGGGCCAACCGCGACCTGCACTCCGGCGTGTACGGCGGGGCTGCTCCCAACCCCATCCACGCGGCGGCTTGGATGATCGCCAAGCTCAAGGGCGAAGACGGGCGGATTCTGGTCCCCGGTTTTTACGATGCGGTGCGTGGGCTTACCGAGGAGGAACGCGCCAACCTGGCCAGCCTGAACTTTGACGCAGCGGCGTTCGCCTCCTCCATTGGCGCTGAGGCCCTGCCGGGTGAGCCCGGTTGGGGGGCGTTGGAGCGCACCTGGGTTCGCCCCACCCTGGACGTCAACGGCATCTGGGGCGGGTATCAGGGAGAGGGTTCCAAAACGGTGATCCCTGCCAAGGCGGGGTTCAAGTTCTCCATGCGCTTGGTCCCCGATCAGGATCCTGAAGCGATCCAAAAAGCCGTTACCGCTTACCTCCAGCAAATCAAGCCCGCAGGCTACCGGATGGAGATCCTCTCCCATGGTAGCGGAAAGCCGGTGCTGACCGATTTGGACTCGCCTTATATGCGCAAAGCCGCACAGGCGCTCGAGGCCGCTTGGGGCCGCAAGCCGGTCTTTACCCGTTCCGGCGGGAGCATCCCCATCGTGGCGAGCTTCCAGGAGACTCTAGCTATCCCGGTAGTGCTCCTGGGGATGGGCCTCAATGACGACAACCTGCACTCGCCCAACGAGAAGTTCGACCTGATCAACTACGAGAAGGGCATCGAGGCCAGCCGCAACTTCTTGCGGCTGTTGGCCTCCCGCTGA
- a CDS encoding 2-phosphosulfolactate phosphatase, whose product MRLRVDLIPREELAFADVVLVVDVIRATTTAAAFLEAGASALYLTPSIESARAFKDEDVVLGGEVGGLKPQGFDLGNSPREALEAPVGARTVVMSTTNGTKAAHLAARSAKHVLLASLYNAHAAARLAHELATEEVAVLCAGKEGRVGLDDTYTAGVLAEFLQLMGQYDLDDGALVALSTRRTYPDPLEPLSLSAAAQALRQVGLEDDVPFCAQVAKSPAVPLLEGRSGEALIFRRGSSQRSSQVGIPVVS is encoded by the coding sequence ATGCGCTTACGGGTTGACCTGATTCCCCGCGAAGAGCTGGCCTTTGCCGACGTGGTGCTGGTGGTGGACGTGATCCGGGCCACCACCACCGCCGCGGCGTTCCTGGAGGCCGGGGCCAGCGCCCTCTACCTGACCCCCTCGATCGAATCCGCCCGGGCCTTCAAGGACGAGGACGTGGTCCTCGGGGGGGAGGTGGGGGGGCTCAAACCCCAGGGCTTCGACCTGGGCAATAGCCCCCGGGAGGCGCTCGAGGCCCCCGTGGGGGCGCGCACGGTGGTGATGAGCACCACCAACGGCACCAAGGCCGCCCACCTGGCCGCCCGCTCGGCCAAGCACGTGCTGCTGGCCTCGCTGTACAACGCCCACGCCGCCGCCCGGCTGGCCCACGAACTCGCCACCGAGGAGGTGGCGGTGTTGTGTGCGGGCAAGGAGGGCCGGGTAGGCCTCGACGATACCTACACCGCCGGGGTGCTGGCGGAGTTTTTGCAGCTGATGGGCCAGTACGACCTCGACGACGGGGCGCTGGTGGCCCTCTCCACCCGCCGCACCTACCCCGACCCGCTCGAGCCCCTCTCCCTCTCGGCGGCGGCCCAGGCGCTCAGGCAGGTAGGCCTCGAGGACGACGTACCCTTCTGCGCCCAGGTGGCCAAATCCCCCGCCGTGCCCCTGCTAGAGGGCCGCAGCGGGGAGGCCTTGATCTTCCGGCGGGGAAGCTCGCAGCGCTCGAGCCAGGTAGGGATCCCGGTGGTGTCGTAG
- a CDS encoding enoyl-CoA hydratase/isomerase family protein produces the protein MNQEDAFTLEIPEFRYLSYAVEGGIATVTIRRPDALNALNQDVLLELAQVSEVIAEDPEARVAIFTGEGRAFVAGADINQIAGIADVFAAREFALLGQAVFNEIAVLPVPTIAAVNGFALGGGLELALACDLRVASQKAKLGLPEVGLGIIPGFGGTQRLPRLVGRGRALDLIFTGRHVPAEEALQLGLVNRVAEDALQAAQELARQILKNGPVALALAKEAVARGEHLDLAEALEIEADLFGLACQTQDMKEGTRAFLEKRAANFKGE, from the coding sequence ATGAACCAGGAAGACGCTTTCACGCTCGAGATCCCCGAGTTCCGATACCTCTCTTACGCGGTGGAGGGCGGGATCGCCACCGTCACCATCCGCCGCCCCGACGCCTTGAACGCCCTGAATCAGGATGTGCTGCTGGAGCTGGCCCAGGTGAGCGAGGTCATCGCCGAAGATCCCGAGGCCAGAGTGGCCATCTTCACCGGCGAGGGGCGGGCCTTTGTGGCCGGGGCCGACATCAACCAGATTGCAGGGATCGCGGATGTGTTCGCCGCGCGCGAGTTCGCCCTGCTGGGCCAGGCGGTATTCAACGAGATCGCGGTGTTGCCGGTACCCACCATCGCGGCGGTCAACGGCTTTGCCCTGGGAGGGGGGCTCGAGCTGGCGTTGGCTTGCGACCTTCGGGTAGCCAGCCAAAAAGCCAAGCTGGGTCTGCCCGAAGTGGGGTTAGGGATCATCCCCGGCTTCGGCGGGACCCAGCGCCTGCCGCGCCTCGTCGGGCGAGGGCGGGCGCTCGACCTGATCTTCACTGGTCGGCACGTCCCTGCCGAGGAAGCTTTGCAGCTGGGCCTGGTCAACCGGGTGGCTGAAGACGCCCTGCAGGCGGCCCAGGAGTTGGCCCGGCAGATCCTAAAAAACGGCCCGGTGGCTTTGGCTTTGGCCAAGGAAGCGGTGGCGCGGGGAGAGCACCTCGACCTGGCGGAGGCCCTCGAGATCGAAGCCGATCTCTTCGGCCTGGCCTGCCAGACCCAGGACATGAAAGAGGGGACCCGGGCTTTTCTGGAGAAGCGGGCGGCGAATTTCAAGGGCGAGTAA